A DNA window from Lachancea thermotolerans CBS 6340 chromosome G complete sequence contains the following coding sequences:
- the SKI8 gene encoding SKI complex subunit WD repeat protein SKI8 (similar to uniprot|Q02793 Saccharomyces cerevisiae YGL213C SKI8 essential for protection against viral cytopathology dispensable for mitotic but required for meiotic recombination and spore viability antiviral protein mRNA is induced early in meiosis), translated as MSKLFISTTNCGKAHEADIFGMSISNPFTITVSGDGALKLWKNRLLDGQQPKEHVLSKFVHKTGVHHVDAFHSMERGGIEVFLVACVSFSGQLFVYSIDLESGAFQELDLLTKSEKQKSYWCVRFFKSDDLNVSHKLVATDVKGNTIVWNLKTFKEKEEADGQHAEEKDIHLVLKGEIPSPEPNFATCVDVSSKGLIVTGFQDGSVSVSQLETLRPIYVFEGFGIKGTEESSNTVRDVKFSPLGELLAVANDSGSYGCVTLYETEYGERIGNLTVPTHSSQANIANFTHDGWVFGISFNSTGEFLATCGYDGKIRVWDVKQKERVSTLNISAGDIEIEEDIVPKDEFGDSLKIPPVMGVTFINKGVRGGVGSDTNEGISCICLDRSVRWFREAGGV; from the exons ATG TCCAAATTATTTATATCCACCACAAATTGCGGGAAGGCTCATGAGGCCGATATCTTTGGCATGTCCATTTCCAATCCTTTCACTATTACTGTTTCGGGAGACGGAGCCTTGAAACTATGGAAAAACAGGCTTCTCGATGGTCAGCAGCCCAAAGAACACGTTTTATCAAAATTCGTTCATAAAACCGGTGTACATCATGTTGACGCCTTTCATTCTATGGAAAGAGGAGGCATTGAAGTGTTTCTAGTGGCATGTGTATCATTTTCTGGGCAACTTTTTGTTTACAGCATTGATCTTGAGTCAGGGGCGTTCCAAGAGCTAGATCTTTTAACAAAGAGCGAAAAACAGAAGTCTTATTGGTGTGTTaggttcttcaaaagtgaTGATTTGAACGTTTCCCATAAGCTAGTGGCAACAGATGTTAAAGGTAACACAATTGTGTGGAATCTGAAAAcgttcaaagaaaaagaggaggCCGATGGCCAGCATGCAGAGGAGAAAGATATACATCTCGTATTGAAGGGAGAGATTCCCTCCCCTGAACCTAATTTTGCCACCTGCGTAGATGTGTCAAGCAAGGGACTCATTGTAACAGGGTTTCAAGACGGTAGCGTTTCTGTTTCTCAGCTCGAGACTTTGAGGCCCATCTATGTCTTTGAGGGTTTTGGTATAAAGGGCACTGAAGAAAGTAGCAACACGGTGCGGGACGTCAAATTTTCGCCTCTAGGCGAGCTTTTAGCGGTTGCAAACGATTCTGGTTCTTATGGCTGCGTAACGCTTTACGAAACTGAATATGGAGAGCGTATTGGCAACTTAACTGTTCCAACCCATAGCAGTCAAGCCAACATTGCAAACTTCACACACGATGGCTGGGTTTTCGGCATTAGCTTCAACTCTACTGGTGAGTTCCTAGCAACTTGTGGTTATGACGGGAAAATCCGTGTTTGGGATGTTAAACAAAAAGAACGAGTTAGTACCCTGAACATCAGCGCTGGAGatattgaaattgaagaggACATAGTCCCCAAAGATGAGTTTGGagattctttgaaaatcCCACCTGTTATGGGCGTGACTTTTATAAATAAAGGTGTCAGAGGTGGTGTAGGAAGTGACACTAATGAGGGAATAAGTTGCATCTGCTTAGATAGAAGCGTTCGCTGGTTTCGGGAAGCAGGAGGCGTTTGA
- the KIP3 gene encoding tubulin-dependent ATPase KIP3 (similar to uniprot|P53086 Saccharomyces cerevisiae YGL216W KIP3 Kinesin-related motor protein involved in mitotic spindle positioning), whose amino-acid sequence MDSEAPHTRQSSIVVSVRVRPFTVHERAHLVNEQNIFGNLQLGDPNLTLPGVENSTPTKIAPSRHRPQGVRQIVDCVDDKMLIFDPAENNPLSRISENVLNSITTPPPSHGPRSMNSRRSGEQKFVFDRVFDMHASQEEVYEATTRPLLDSVLDGFNSTVFAYGATGCGKTYTVSGTAENPGIIFLTMQELFAKMEQLKDTKKFELTASYLEIYNESIRDLLEPETPSKKLVLREDVHRHITVANLSHHPLFTVEDVMDLVVKGNINRTTSATDANETSSRSHAVLQVHITQKNRTAELTEDHKFATLSLIDLAGSERASATKNRGERLHEGANINRSLLALGNCINALCAGGKRGGGFHVPYRDSKLTRLLKFSLGGNCKTVMIVCISPTSNHYDETLNTLKYATRAKEIKTKIIRNQHSLDRHVGSYLKMITEQRQEIEELRSRERKMIDLELSRYKISRERVHMSVWDSVQSLRQNYKTSEKFHHLKVIKSLMLCKRRFLQMVGVELAVLLKFTSPNSDIHVNCMALHEQLVQKVKNLEQSFDSPDELESALEHTRQVDLVKLQEMEGWAESDLVWYESLLSWVSESVRNEILVGSSLMMERLMEDHVLLDRLKFISETLLRFTHTAEGSDEHSFDFDSLTEQLHGQIRDLINIDDEFDRFAASVQTTMVGTRDRTLVSAEALQERNFRKGALSLQVPHHRKQARAKVVKSSSGTPSPVQRSRTSQGSKAAKKVRWSEVLPGNDTSSMMMDDDNPQTQHSTHITASEEDISMLDAADSAVAPSEGIYNLHPTVAPRDIPPPPRKVSLTATALVRGK is encoded by the coding sequence ATGGATTCTGAAGCGCCCCATACTCGGCAGTCCTCAATAGTTGTCTCAGTTCGAGTGCGGCCATTCACGGTGCACGAACGGGCCCACCTGGTCAATGAGCAAAACATATTCGGGAATTTGCAGTTGGGCGATCCCAACCTCACGCTGCCGGGAGTCGAAAATTCGACTCCAACCAAGATTGCACCTTCGAGGCACCGGCCTCAAGGCGTACGGCAGATCGTGGACTGCGTTGACGATAAAATGCTAATATTCGACCCTGCAGAAAACAATCCTCTCAGTCGCATTAGCGAGAATGTCCTCAATTCCATTACCACACCGCCTCCTAGTCATGGGCCGCGCTCCATGAACAGTAGACGCAGTGGCGAGCAAAAGTTTGTCTTTGACAGGGTCTTTGACATGCATgcttctcaagaagaagtttaCGAGGCGACCACGAGGCCGCTTCTTGATTCAGTTCTCGATGGTTTCAACAGTACTGTTTTTGCATATGGCGCAACTGGTTGCGGCAAGACGTATACCGTCAGTGGAACAGCAGAGAACCCAGGGATCATTTTTTTAACTATGCAGGAGCTCTTTGCTAAAATGGAGCAGCTCAAAGACACCAAAAAGTTTGAGCTCACTGCTTCATACCTCGAGATTTACAACGAAAGCATACGGGACCTTCTGGAACCGGAAACACCAAGCAAAAAACTTGTTCTACGCGAAGACGTGCACCGACACATAACCGTGGCCAACTTATCCCACCATCCTCTTTTTACGGTTGAGGACGTTATGGATTTAGTGGTGAAGGGCAACATTAATCGAACAACCTCTGCTACCGACGCCAACGAAACGTCTTCAAGATCGCATGCAGTTTTACAGGTTCATATTACTCAGAAAAATCGGACTGCTGAACTCACCGAAGACCACAAATTTGCTACATTATCTCTCATTGACTTGGCTGGAAGCGAGAGAGCGTCAGCTACAAAAAATCGAGGCGAGAGGCTTCATGAAGGTGCTAACATAAACAGATCTTTATTAGCATTAGGAAACTGCATAAATGCCCTGTGCGCTGGGGGGAAAAGAGGGGGAGGGTTTCACGTTCCGTACCGTGACTCTAAGCTCACGCGACTGTTGAAATTCTCGCTCGGCGGTAACTGCAAAACGGTCATGATAGTCTGCATTTCTCCGACAAGCAACCATTACGATGAAACGCTTAATACTCTCAAGTACGCCACACGCGCTAAGGAAATTAAAACCAAGATTATAAGAAACCAGCACTCGTTGGATCGTCATGTGGGTTCATACCTCAAAATGATTACGGAACAGCGGCAAGAAATAGAAGAGCTGCGAAGTCGGGAACGCAAAATGATCGACTTGGAGCTGAGCAGGTACAAAATATCACGCGAAAGAGTTCATATGTCTGTTTGGGACAGTGTGCAGTCGCTCCGCCAAAATTACAAAACATCGGAGAAATTTCACCACTTGAAGGTAATCAAATCGCTTATGCTGTGCAAAAGGCGCTTTTTACAGATGGTCGGAGTCGAGCTCGCCGTCCTCCTCAAGTTCACTTCTCCAAACTCTGATATCCACGTCAATTGCATGGCACTTCACGAGCAGTTAGTGCAAaaggtcaaaaacctggagcaaagctttgacagtcctgatgagcttgagtCCGCCTTGGAGCACACACGGCAAGTGGATCTTGTCAAGCTGCAAGAAATGGAAGGGTGGGCTGAGTCTGACCTGGTATGGTACGAATCGCTCCTGAGCTGGGTTTCGGAGTCAGTTCGTAACGAGATTCTTGTTGgatcttctttgatgatgGAGCGGCTGATGGAGGACCATGTTCTGCTGGACCGTCTCAAGTTTATATCGGAGACGCTGCTACGCTTCACGCACACTGCCGAAGGTAGTGATGAACATTCgtttgattttgacagCCTTACGGAACAACTGCACGGGCAAATTCGGGATCTTATTAACATCGATGACGAATTTGATCGCTTCGCGGCCAGCGTACAGACGACGATGGTGGGCACGAGGGACCGCACACTAGTCAGTGCGGAGGCGCTACAGGAACGTAACTTCCGAAAGGGCGCGCTATCTTTACAAGTGCCGCATCACCGCAAGCAGGCACGTGCAAAGGTGGTCAAATCTAGCAGTGGAACTCCGTCTCCGGTCCAGCGCTCAAGGACAAGCCAAGGTTCAAAAGCCGCCAAAAAGGTGAGGTGGTCAGAGGTCTTACCTGGGAATGATACTTCCTCAATGATGATGGATGATGACAATCCACAAACCCAGCATTCTACTCACATCACCGCTTCAGAGGAGGACATCAGTATGCTCGATGCAGCTGATTCGGCTGTTGCACCCTCAGAGGGAATTTACAATTTGCATCCCACCGTCGCCCCACGGGACATCCCGCCACCACCACGCAAAGTATCTTTAACAGCGACGGCGCTGGTCCGTGGCAAGTAG
- the CLG1 gene encoding Clg1p (some similarities with uniprot|P35190 Saccharomyces cerevisiae YGL215W CLG1 cyclin-like protein that interacts with Pho85p in affinity chromatography cyclin-like protein that interacts with Pho85), which translates to MASYMYYPNYAAPQLQPFHGHSQSMGAPPVGNYGYYQAAQPMQPYYQPQPHRSFHNHSSSYPMVMPPPGMGYLAPPAPSHHMPLPPVQPQLQPPVQQHPPPAQNPESQVNGGVREVLDYDLKLMSEFVVKNAYLVFDNDDAINVESSSVVDVFTKGVSSVLNATRLPSVTIFMALDFLCKYISKLPAGVEAVGGDSVNVIYQNLMIALVLANKFNDDKTFTNKSWSHATGMELSVINQFERAWLAVFEWRLFDDNFVLFDEYSNSFKQYCQEKSSPVHQYNAPSLPPSASCVSGLSPVQQNCSGFQTPMQAPPMVYSSPCFTEERSTTSNSFYQPTFASPISNESPMTKQGMNGYSYNYYSAPQPAPALAPMSSNLLWNNRVDEFYPQSQFAPPNKAYYCYSN; encoded by the coding sequence ATGGCGTCGTACATGTACTATCCAAACTACGCTGCTCCGCAGCTACAACCATTCCATGGGCACTCGCAGTCAATGGGCGCCCCTCCTGTGGGAAATTATGGCTACTATCAGGCGGCTCAGCCTATGCAGCCATACTACCAGCCCCAGCCTCACCGCTCCTTTCACAACCATTCTTCGAGTTACCCAATGGTTATGCCTCCCCCAGGAATGGGTTACTTGGCACCCCCTGCCCCATCCCACCACATGCCGTTGCCACCAGTTCAGCCTCAGCTACAACCTCCTGTTCAGCAACACCCACCTCCAGCTCAAAACCCTGAGTCTCAAGTAAACGGTGGTGTTCGTGAGGTTCTCGACTACGACCTGAAGTTGATGTCAGAATTTGTGGTTAAAAACGCTTatttggtttttgacaacGATGATGCCATTAATGTCGAGTCGTCCAGCGTCGTGGATGTTTTCACTAAGGGCGTGAGCTCTGTGTTAAATGCAACTAGGTTGCCTTCAGTTACAATCTTCATGGCTCTAGATTTCCTCTGCAAGTACATCTCCAAACTGCCAGCTGGCGTGGAGGCTGTCGGAGGCGATTCTGTCAACGTGATTTACCAAAACTTGATGATTGCGTTGGTTTTGGCcaacaagttcaacgaTGACAAGACTTTTACCAATAAGTCTTGGTCGCATGCGACTGGTATGGAATTGTCTGTGATCAATCAGTTTGAGAGGGCCTGgcttgctgtttttgaatGGAGGTTGTTTGATGACAACTTTGTGTTGTTTGATGAGTATTCTAACTCATTTAAACAATAttgtcaagaaaagagttCACCTGTCCATCAATACAACGCGCCTTCGTTGCCACCTTCTGCAAGCTGCGTTTCTGGGTTGTCACCAGTCCAACAAAACTGTTCTGGCTTTCAAACACCTATGCAGGCTCCGCCAATGGTGTATTCTTCGCCATGCTTTACTGAAGAGAGAAGCACTACTAGCAACTCTTTCTATCAGCCTACATTTGCGTCTCCTATTTCCAATGAGAGCCCAATGACAAAGCAGGGTATGAACGGCTATAGCTACAACTACTACAGCGCCCCACagccagctccagctcttgcTCCAATGTCTTCGAATTTGCTATGGAACAATAGAGTTGACGAATTTTATCCACAATCTCAATTTGCTCCTCCAAACAAGGCCTACTACTGTTACTCTAACTGA
- the NCS6 gene encoding Ncs6p (similar to uniprot|P53088 Saccharomyces cerevisiae YGL211W) — translation MSFTPPSDPKKPKSIKVSQLCELCHSRKALIKRPKNLQKICKLCFFHVFETEIHNTIISNNLFEYGEKVAVGASGGKDSTVLAYVLKLLNERYNYGIQIVLLSIDEGIVGYRDDSLATVKRNKEQYGLPLEIVSYRELYDWTMDEIVACAGVRNSCTYCGVFRRQALDRGAAKLGIRHVVTGHNADDMAETVLMNILRGDVARLEKSTAIMTQSSGSPIKRSKPFKYSYQKEIVLYAHYKKLDYFSTECTYAPEAFRGTARELMKNLEAVRPSCIIDIIYSGESLRLKPKRTKRAPPAGHVEVCSDGSVSLNGGDFVDGNRCERCGYLSSNRICKACMLLEGLQQNRAKLSIDRDVSTHGAARLTRTLEQLTF, via the coding sequence ATGTCTTTCACACCTCCTTCGGACCCAAAAAAGCCGAAGAGCATTAAAGTTTCACAACTTTGTGAACTTTGTCATTCCAGAAAAGCCTTGATTAAAAGGCCTAAGAATCTGCAAAAAATATGCaagctttgtttctttCATGTCTTTGAAACCGAGATCCACAACACGATCATCTCCAATAATCTGTTTGAGTATGGAGAAAAGGTAGCGGTTGGTGCTTCAGGTGGTAAGGATTCAACTGTCCTGGCTTACGTCCTCAAACTTCTCAACGAAAGATACAATTACGGAATTCAGATTGTACTGCTCAGTATAGATGAGGGTATCGTCGGCTACCGTGATGATTCCTTGGCAACTGTGAAACGTAACAAGGAACAATACGGCTTGCCCCTTGAGATTGTGTCGTACCGAGAACTTTATGACTGGACAATGGACGAGATTGTGGCATGCGCAGGGGTGCGAAACAGCTGCACTTATTGCGGTGTTTTTCGGCGGCAAGCCCTCGATCGTGGTGCTGCTAAGCTGGGTATTCGCCACGTTGTTACAGGACACAACGCAGATGACATGGCAGAAACAGTTCTGATGAACATTCTTCGCGGGGATGTAGCGCGTCTTGAAAAATCTACGGCAATCATGACCCAAAGCAGTGGTTCGCCTATTAAAAGGTCAAAGCCATTTAAGTACTCTTACCAAAAGGAAATTGTCCTCTATGCGCACTACAAAAAGCTCGActatttttcaacagagTGCACGTACGCCCCAGAGGCATTCCGTGGTACTGCAAGGGAGCTCATGAAGAATCTGGAGGCAGTGAGGCCTAGTTGTATTATTGATATCATCTACAGTGGGGAGAGTCTGCGGCTTAAGCCCAAGAGAACGAAAAGAGCGCCCCCAGCTGGACATGTGGAAGTTTGCAGCGACGgttctgtttctttgaatgGAGGGGACTTTGTCGATGGTAACAGATGCGAAAGATGCGGCTATTTGTCCAGCAACCGTATATGCAAGGCTTGCATGCTTCTCGAGGGCTTGCAACAAAATCGGGCTAAATTGTCCATCGATCGTGATGTTTCCACACACGGCGCGGCCAGGCTTACTCGAACTTTGGAGCAATtaactttttga
- the ZRG8 gene encoding Zrg8p (some similarities with uniprot|P40021 Saccharomyces cerevisiae YER033C ZRG8 Cytoplasmic protein of unknown function transcription is induced under conditions of zinc deficiency), which translates to MRSFIKSHKKSNSLDSSPSRSQSDKESGRSSYEYAVQPQAPLSKRPVLDKGPPQSLSFESFHKLTNKNKIFSTKIFKKPGSHTSKTGEPCTTPVSPHVPTFRNLSSPETPQSSHFSRHFQEESKEFTTIKGTRTHEWGASKDKSSSVIVLNRSSTSSDASSEMTESGFGSQVKLQRGSVSSATSSCIDENQRGSFDLQAGTTTPLVKLDDLSEVQEKHPYFSLRSHGNKAKNRQVRIHSHEDFLSLEKKSNVNLDFLPGGLGSSNRLRNLTRLNSTDDSLHCVAEKPSKAYDQAQKESTPNLNLLGLGIDAKNLVQGEESSLSSSDEREQSVITNDRSFEEGDENRASSIALSITKISVSEHPESSSERGSEPDEDYSDGSSKFSFEIGGVNGRTSSVKYYSKPNPQPHVYIDDVYEDDDFNEDMNCFDEEEDQELEMRVGVNNDNASGVRGTSKLQEKVGYGAITDAFSSDEEIEQQNSSKVKGYNDLFDISDDESESNTSFHGGQEASDGNSCFSNDEALSVKGNITTEFQSSNLKSYGDIFDLSDEELSKFPKADLSNTNEDMAAHPDVNVDFEGAEAPKQPFGHKPSTTEKIIQSCIKPVHSPKLSKPSSPRGTLRLPFPADPRSPTLDSATLFLPPPARSQVVKYHDLSSNLDYEVPGAMSNLFFIDESEEDQYNKKHQPDEHYLDEINNLPEDFAFSDDDEYYLSASRSPGSNVRNSSFKKSHSFSEKPIGAVKEKTPSNYKLELKDRVVTFFHGPFDSTLTSTSPRSPAAEEDDDTPLSIEERQIQGVTGLDPLPVTPSNSFSRPNAYLGQSNGLSPIQETNSSVDNSPRVKSRLNNN; encoded by the coding sequence ATGAGGTCATTCATAAAGTCCCATAAAAAATCGAATTCTCTAGACAGCAGTCCTTCAAGATCTCAGTCTGATAAGGAGTCGGGACGTTCGAGCTATGAGTATGCTGTACAACCACAAGCTCCACTTTCCAAGAGGCCAGTGCTCGATAAGGGTCCACCTCAGTCTCTGAGTTTTGAATCGTTCCACAAACtcaccaacaaaaacaagatctTCTCGACcaagattttcaaaaagcccGGAAGCCACACTTCAAAGACGGGCGAACCTTGTACAACACCAGTTTCACCACATGTGCCGACGTTCAGAAATCTTTCTTCCCCAGAAACTCCTCAAAGCTCACACTTCAGTCGCCATTTCCAAGAGGAGTCTAAAGAATTTACAACGATAAAGGGTACTCGGACGCACGAATGGGGTGCATCAAAAGACAAATCCTCATCTGTCATTGTCCTGAATAGGAGCTCTACTTCCTCAGATGCTTCTTCGGAAATGACGGAGTCTGGATTTGGGAGCCAAGTCAAGCTCCAAAGAGGATCGGTGAGTTCGGCTACTTCGAGTTGTATCGACGAGAACCAACGAGGGAGCTTTGACCTTCAGGCGGGGACTACTACTCCACTGGTGAAGTTAGACGATCTCAGTGAAGTGCAAGAAAAACATCCATATTTTAGCCTGAGATCGCACGGCAACAAAGCAAAGAACCGACAAGTAAGGATACATTCACATGAAGATTTTCTGAGTCTAGAAAAGAAGTCCAATGTGAATTTGGACTTTTTGCCTGGGGGTCTGGGAAGTTCAAACAGATTGCGGAACCTGACCAGGCTGAACAGTACAGATGACTCTCTCCACTGCGTTGCCGAAAAACCCTCTAAGGCATATGATcaagcccaaaaagaaAGTACGCCTAATCTTAACCTGCTGGGATTAGGCATAGATGCAAAAAACTTGGTCCAGGGCGAGGAGTCTTCTTTGAGTAGCTCCGATGAACGGGAACAAAGCGTAATAACGAATGATAGGTCGTTTGAAGAAGGTGATGAAAACAGGGCCTCCAGCATTGCGTTGAGTATCACAAAAATATCGGTTAGCGAACATCCTGAAAGTAGTTCTGAGAGAGGAAGCGAACCTGATGAGGATTATTCAGACGGCTCTTCTAAATTCTCTTTCGAGATTGGAGGTGTTAATGGAAGAACCTCCTCGGTCAAGTACTATTCGAAACCAAATCCTCAGCCACACGTCTACATTGACGATGTTTATGAAGACGATGACTTTAATGAAGATATGAATTGCTttgacgaggaagaagatcaagaacttgaaatgAGAGTTGGAGTTAACAATGACAATGCTTCTGGCGTACGTGGCACTTCGAAACTGCAAGAAAAAGTTGGTTATGGTGCTATAACTGatgcattttcttctgatgAGGAAATTGAGCAGCAAAACAGTAGTAAGGTTAAAGGCTATAATGACTTGTTTGATATTTCTGATGATGAGTCGGAGTCAAATACCTCGTTCCATGGAGGACAAGAAGCAAGTGATGGTAACTCTTGCTTTTCAAATGATGAGGCTCTCTCCGTGAAAGGAAACATCACTACCGAATTTCAAAGTAGCAATTTAAAAAGCTATGGTGATATATTTGACCTCAGCGATGAGGAGCTTTCTAAATTTCCTAAGGCAGATTTGTCCAACACAAATGAAGACATGGCAGCTCATCCCGATGTTAATGtagattttgaaggagcTGAAGCCCCGAAACAACCCTTTGGTCACAAGCCAAGTACGACAGAAAAGATAATTCAAAGCTGTATTAAACCTGTTCACAGCCCGAAGTTGTCAAAGCCATCTTCGCCACGCGGCACATTGAGGCTACCATTTCCGGCTGATCCAAGAAGCCCGACACTCGACAGCGCTACTCTGTTCTTGCCTCCGCCTGCGAGGTCACAAGTAGTGAAGTATCATGACCTTAGCTCAAATCTCGATTATGAGGTTCCTGGTGCGATGAGcaacttgttcttcattgatgaatcagaagaagatcaatacaacaaaaagcatcaaCCCGACGAGCATTACCTCGATGAAATTAATAATTTGCCAGAAGACTTTGCATTCTCCGATGATGATGAGTACTATCTATCAGCTTCGAGGTCGCCTGGGTCCAATGTGAGAAACagttccttcaaaaagtctcACAGCTTTTCAGAGAAGCCAATTGGAGCTGTAAAAGAGAAAACTCCCAGTAATTACAAGTTAGAGCTAAAAGACAGGGTAGTAACCTTTTTCCATGGGCCCTTCGATAGCACACTTACAAGCACATCGCCGCGCAGTCCTGCTgccgaagaagacgacgatACGCCGCTTTCGATTGAGGAGCGTCAAATCCAAGGTGTTACAGGCCTGGACCCACTTCCAGTTACGCCATCTAATTCTTTTAGTAGGCCAAACGCATACTTGGGCCAAAGTAACGGGTTGAGCCCTATCCAAGAGACAAACTCTTCAGTTGACAATTCACCGAGAGTTAAAAGTCGCCTTAATAATAATTAG
- the VAM7 gene encoding Vam7p (similar to uniprot|P32912 Saccharomyces cerevisiae YGL212W VAM7 Regulator of vacuolar morphogenesis hydrophilic protein heptad repeat motif): MLGDKSVHVEVHVSKGQIVKKSYTLYLINLKITKDGGLESSFHSLRRFSEFVQLKKDLEQEVGCELPYELPPRRFIGWLRPASSCDPDVIEERVRELTTFLQDLLNDSFDTRWRKARSLCQFLRIPDDWDNSGADGKHGNRSRDFHSSKDPQEEDLADAQKWLEELRNCKILYEEAIQNTSSFAKASVQLRLRIHNLEKGLKKIEAGQLVGAAEVNRRQTLLNGLKTDLNRSSLTWAPQSTETFDSGLLPTTNSQALKPIAGRKLGETNQTTRLNNQELLQLHKDTTQEQDKELEQLRRIILSQKDLSLTMNQELAQQNELLDYMGNEVDSTASKLRLANRKAKKFNGN, encoded by the coding sequence ATGCTTGGGGACAAGTCAGTTCACGTTGAAGTCCATGTGAGTAAGGGCCAGATTGTTAAGAAATCGTACACTCTATACCTCATAAATTTGAAGATCACCAAAGATGGCGGGTTAGAGAGTTCATTCCAttctttgagaagattCTCTGAATTTGttcagctgaagaaagactTGGAACAAGAAGTGGGATGTGAGCTACCATATGAGCTACCTCCGCGCCGCTTCATCGGCTGGCTAAGGCCTGCAAGTTCATGTGATCCGGATGTCATCGAGGAGCGTGTTCGTGAACTAACTACTTTCTTACAAGACTTGCTTAATGACTCTTTCGACACGAGATGGAGAAAAGCGCGGTCCTTATGCCAGTTCTTACGCATCCCAGATGATTGGGATAATTCAGGAGCTGATGGTAAGCACGGCAACCGTTCGCGTGACTTTCATTCGTCCAAAGACCCGCAGGAAGAGGACCTTGCGGACGCACAAAAATGGCTAGAGGAACTCCGCAACTGCAAGATTCTTTATGAAGAAGCAATACAAAATACATCTTCGTTTGCCAAAGCGAGTGTTCAGCTAAGACTGCGAATTCACAATTTGGAAAAAgggttgaagaaaattgaAGCTGGACAGCTTGTTGGTGCAGCTGAAGTCAACCGTCGCCAGACTCTACTAAATGGCCTAAAAACAGACCTGAACCGGAGCTCTCTCACCTGGGCGCCTCAGAGTACAGAGACTTTCGACTCTGGACTTCTTCCTACAACAAATTCACAAGCCCTCAAGCCTATTGCTGGCAGGAAATTAGGGGAAACAAACCAAACCACTCGCCTGAATAATCAGGAGCTCCTCCAACTTCACAAAGACACCACACAGGAGCAAGATAAGGAGCTAGAGCAACTGAGGAGAATTATACTTAGTCAAAAAGATTTGTCGCTTACAATGAATCAAGAACTCGCTCAGCAAAACGAATTACTGGACTATATGGGAAATGAAGTTGACTCCACTGCCAGCAAGTTACGCTTAGCAAACCggaaggccaaaaagtttAATGGGAACTGA